From a single Methanobrevibacter sp. genomic region:
- a CDS encoding energy-converting hydrogenase B subunit G EhbG → MGLYSKFLVSMKELKSNLSKDPTTMNNVSGAIAAEFLVFVSLILAALFLRHVSLVASIVVVLLVAILFFTNMPLAGKIKSEQSDSLEKMTFYVIITLGILIAVIYWGLKYV, encoded by the coding sequence ATGGGTTTATACAGTAAATTCTTAGTTTCAATGAAAGAACTTAAGTCTAATTTATCCAAAGACCCTACAACCATGAATAACGTTTCAGGAGCAATAGCTGCCGAATTCCTGGTGTTCGTTTCATTGATACTTGCGGCATTATTCCTAAGGCACGTTAGTCTGGTTGCTTCAATTGTTGTAGTGCTTTTGGTAGCTATATTATTCTTTACAAACATGCCTCTTGCAGGAAAGATAAAATCCGAACAGTCAGATTCCTTGGAAAAGATGACATTCTATGTCATCATAACTCTTGGAATTCTCATTGCAGTAATTTATTGGGGGTTAAAGTATGTCTGA
- the ehbF gene encoding energy conserving hydrogenase EhbF → MNYLIPLMVVIPILAALIVNIFGGKDKTVKAISLVVAIAIPIIAVIAAVGVQFFGGHDPTLLANSLPANLAGTLAASYNTGIVYVFENIERIFIFLMGIVAFLAVLTYFSEKKEVSGPYLYLIFMGIASVTALMLSNDIFNMYVFFEITALTQVGIIIASSTEDNYEIALKYLILGAIGGPMLLLGIAFILGTIGSVNINDIIYAISNNFVNPYSPSLVIGFALILFGWLYSAGLPPFHTIKSAVYSKARPNGSAILQGFSVLCMLAFGLAMYKIFAYIPYFNTAIIVFAILAMVLSVAMSAMEVDFRRMIAFLAVGELGFIALGFGIGTQYSIAAALFQAANEIVITALLFIGFGTVYYLTKTSDTRKLGGLIGVDSTMAIMVLLGGFALAGVPPFNGFQSKLMLVQAALDAGYTELAILAIIVSVVIFFTFVKAFHTVYLQPKPKDLKFAHDKIPKATVFSVAILLIICLALGIFPNIVTDVFIPFAGGLI, encoded by the coding sequence ATGAATTATCTGATTCCATTGATGGTTGTCATTCCAATATTGGCTGCTTTGATCGTTAACATATTTGGTGGAAAGGACAAGACCGTAAAGGCCATTTCACTTGTTGTGGCCATTGCAATTCCTATAATTGCAGTTATTGCAGCTGTCGGTGTCCAATTCTTCGGAGGACACGACCCAACACTATTGGCCAATTCACTTCCAGCAAATCTTGCAGGCACTCTTGCAGCAAGCTACAATACTGGTATTGTTTATGTATTTGAAAATATTGAAAGGATATTCATATTCCTTATGGGAATCGTTGCATTCCTTGCAGTGCTTACTTACTTCTCTGAGAAGAAGGAAGTCTCCGGACCTTACCTATACCTTATTTTTATGGGTATAGCATCTGTAACCGCATTGATGCTTTCCAACGATATTTTCAATATGTATGTGTTCTTTGAAATTACAGCCTTGACCCAAGTGGGTATTATCATAGCATCAAGCACTGAGGACAATTATGAAATTGCCTTGAAATACCTGATTTTAGGTGCAATCGGCGGACCAATGCTCTTGTTGGGAATTGCATTCATACTCGGAACAATCGGTTCTGTAAACATAAATGACATTATATATGCAATTAGCAACAATTTCGTAAACCCATATTCTCCAAGCCTGGTGATCGGTTTTGCATTGATCTTGTTTGGATGGCTATACTCAGCAGGATTGCCTCCATTCCACACAATCAAATCAGCGGTTTACTCAAAGGCAAGACCTAACGGATCTGCAATATTGCAAGGATTTTCAGTATTGTGCATGCTCGCATTCGGACTTGCAATGTATAAGATATTTGCTTATATCCCTTACTTCAATACAGCCATAATCGTATTTGCCATTCTTGCGATGGTTTTAAGTGTGGCAATGTCTGCAATGGAGGTAGACTTTAGAAGAATGATAGCATTCCTGGCTGTAGGGGAACTTGGTTTCATTGCCTTAGGTTTCGGTATAGGCACACAATACTCAATTGCAGCGGCATTGTTCCAGGCAGCGAATGAGATTGTGATCACTGCATTGCTGTTCATTGGATTCGGTACTGTATATTACCTTACAAAAACCTCTGACACCAGAAAGTTAGGAGGATTGATTGGAGTGGATTCCACAATGGCAATAATGGTATTGCTTGGAGGATTTGCTTTGGCAGGTGTTCCACCGTTCAACGGTTTCCAAAGTAAGCTGATGCTTGTGCAGGCTGCCTTGGATGCAGGATACACAGAGTTGGCCATACTTGCAATCATTGTAAGTGTAGTTATATTCTTCACCTTTGTAAAGGCATTCCATACTGTATACTTGCAGCCAAAACCAAAGGACTTGAAATTTGCTCATGATAAGATTCCAAAGGCTACCGTATTTTCTGTAGCCATTCTATTGATTATTTGTTTGGCATTGGGTATTTTCCCAAATATAGTAACTGATGTATTCATTCCATTTGCAGGAGGATTGATCTGA
- a CDS encoding cation:proton antiporter subunit C produces the protein MMDLQLASLFASGAFIIIGLFAAIFIDNLIKKIIGIAFIEEGVNLFLICLGYKAGGVVPIFLPGMTADWFAANAAYPLPQALVLTSIVIGASTLAVMLALAMVLYRKHGTLSVSEIMGDEK, from the coding sequence ATGATGGATCTTCAATTGGCGTCCTTGTTCGCTTCTGGCGCATTTATAATTATCGGACTATTTGCAGCAATATTCATAGATAATCTGATTAAAAAAATTATCGGTATTGCTTTCATTGAGGAAGGGGTTAACCTTTTCCTGATTTGCCTAGGATACAAGGCAGGAGGCGTTGTTCCTATCTTCCTGCCAGGCATGACTGCAGACTGGTTTGCAGCGAATGCGGCTTATCCTTTGCCTCAAGCATTAGTTCTTACAAGCATTGTAATTGGTGCAAGTACTTTAGCAGTGATGTTGGCTTTGGCTATGGTTCTTTACAGAAAGCATGGAACCTTAAGCGTATCTGAGATAATGGGGGATGAAAAATGA
- a CDS encoding DUF4040 domain-containing protein, which translates to MMAMIEYIVIFVAVVSAIIALLQNDLLKAAILTGISGFCVAFLFQILLAPDVALTQAIVEGAIVPVFIALAVLKTRREEA; encoded by the coding sequence ATGATGGCAATGATTGAATATATAGTTATTTTTGTTGCAGTTGTAAGCGCTATTATCGCACTTTTACAAAATGACTTGCTTAAGGCAGCAATCTTGACAGGTATTTCCGGATTCTGTGTGGCATTTCTCTTCCAGATTTTGCTTGCTCCGGATGTGGCATTGACCCAAGCTATTGTGGAAGGGGCAATCGTACCTGTATTTATCGCACTGGCTGTCTTAAAGACCAGAAGGGAGGAGGCATAG
- a CDS encoding cation:proton antiporter: MMFGIDPGLINLIQSVLLVISALLILVAVVGVLRIDRNLDNVVYARIHILGIVDVAGIIAFIALGQPLFALIYLFLAPLLAHALANAYFHSEDDLNNPVLNPNLLEEEILEENEDVPEAPVEDDEDLEEAPVEEELDSSVDEDLDEKSGDDGND; the protein is encoded by the coding sequence ATGATGTTTGGAATTGACCCGGGTTTAATAAATCTCATTCAATCAGTCTTGCTTGTCATTTCTGCGCTTCTGATATTGGTTGCAGTAGTAGGTGTCTTAAGGATTGATAGAAACTTAGACAATGTAGTCTATGCCAGAATCCATATTTTAGGGATTGTTGATGTTGCAGGAATAATCGCATTCATTGCATTGGGCCAACCCTTGTTTGCCCTTATCTATTTATTCCTAGCTCCACTCTTGGCTCATGCATTGGCTAATGCTTATTTCCATAGTGAAGATGATCTTAATAATCCAGTACTTAATCCAAACCTTTTGGAGGAGGAGATTTTGGAAGAAAATGAGGACGTTCCAGAAGCTCCTGTCGAAGATGATGAGGATCTTGAAGAGGCTCCTGTCGAAGAGGAATTGGATTCAAGTGTTGATGAAGATTTAGATGAGAAAAGTGGGGATGATGGCAATGATTGA
- a CDS encoding monovalent cation/H+ antiporter complex subunit F — protein MICECFLIIALIAFSIASLRIITYKSISMGLIGTSSFTLALTLLLITVGTIYNIGFFKDIALALLLLGIVGTIAYAAVMRRA, from the coding sequence TTGATTTGTGAGTGTTTCTTAATAATTGCATTGATTGCATTTTCAATTGCAAGCTTGAGGATTATTACATATAAATCCATATCTATGGGACTTATAGGTACTTCTTCATTCACTTTGGCACTTACTTTGCTACTTATTACAGTCGGTACAATATATAATATCGGATTTTTCAAGGATATTGCTCTGGCATTGCTCCTATTGGGAATTGTTGGAACAATAGCCTATGCAGCAGTTATGAGGAGGGCATAG
- a CDS encoding Na+/H+ antiporter subunit E codes for MFLSRIYYAIAYLVVLILEIIKSTIDMALRVFKSDGFDPIVIDIDTDLKRPISQTILANSITLTPGTLSVDLDSENQVLKVAVIAPRDVKDIIPFEPYIKGMLE; via the coding sequence ATGTTTTTAAGTAGAATTTATTATGCGATTGCTTATTTGGTGGTTCTTATTTTGGAAATTATCAAATCCACAATAGATATGGCCTTAAGAGTCTTTAAGAGTGATGGCTTTGACCCTATTGTAATCGATATTGATACTGATTTGAAAAGACCGATTTCTCAAACAATCTTAGCAAACAGTATCACCTTGACTCCAGGAACCTTGTCTGTAGACTTGGACAGCGAAAATCAAGTTCTTAAAGTTGCAGTCATTGCTCCAAGAGACGTTAAGGACATCATTCCCTTTGAACCTTATATCAAGGGAATGCTGGAATAA